From the Syntrophomonadaceae bacterium genome, one window contains:
- a CDS encoding 4Fe-4S dicluster domain-containing protein: protein MEFAMDVHPSQVVRYIQLGLKDELIMSNTMWVCVSCKTCHSRCPNDIDISRINDILKKMSLETSTPADKNIPAFHGAFLDSVQSFGRVYELGMMVRYKLKTRTYMQDSSLGLKMFTKGILKLIPHGIKRRQEIQKIFHIAKEKGR, encoded by the coding sequence ATGGAATTTGCGATGGATGTTCACCCAAGTCAGGTTGTCCGTTATATTCAGTTAGGATTGAAAGATGAACTAATCATGTCTAATACCATGTGGGTTTGCGTGTCCTGTAAAACCTGTCATTCACGCTGCCCTAATGACATTGATATCTCAAGGATCAATGATATTCTTAAAAAAATGTCTTTAGAAACAAGCACCCCAGCAGATAAAAATATCCCGGCATTTCACGGCGCTTTTCTTGATTCGGTGCAAAGTTTCGGTCGGGTATATGAACTGGGGATGATGGTGCGTTATAAGCTTAAGACCAGGACCTATATGCAAGATTCTTCATTGGGACTAAAGATGTTCACCAAAGGAATCTTGAAGTTAATACCCCACGGAATTAAGAGGAGACAGGAAATACAAAAAATCTTTCATATCGCAAAGGAGAAAGGCCGATGA
- a CDS encoding methyltetrahydrofolate cobalamin methyltransferase, which translates to MLIIGERINGMFSDIKQAIQEKDPVPVQEWVQKQERGGARALDLNVGPAVPDKIASMKWLVTVAQEATDLPLCLDSTNPIAIEEGLKLCKRPAIINSTNAEREKIIRFFPMAVEYGAALIGLTMDKTGIPKDAESRLALAMELVAAADEHGLPMEDLYIDPLILPVNVGQDHALQVLLTLRQIKMLANPAPKTVLGLSNISQGCFNRSLINRAYLAMGMANGLDAVIADANDEALVEIAAAGEVLLNQTIYCDSYVKMYKTR; encoded by the coding sequence ATTCTAATTATCGGCGAAAGAATCAATGGGATGTTTAGTGATATTAAGCAGGCCATTCAGGAAAAGGATCCCGTCCCGGTTCAGGAGTGGGTACAAAAACAGGAAAGAGGGGGAGCCAGGGCGTTAGATTTAAATGTTGGCCCGGCTGTTCCGGATAAAATTGCAAGCATGAAATGGTTAGTAACGGTTGCTCAAGAGGCTACTGATCTCCCGCTGTGCCTGGATTCTACCAACCCCATCGCTATCGAAGAAGGGCTTAAATTATGTAAAAGACCTGCTATTATCAACAGCACAAATGCAGAACGGGAGAAAATTATCAGATTTTTCCCGATGGCAGTTGAGTATGGTGCCGCATTGATTGGCTTGACCATGGATAAAACGGGCATCCCTAAGGATGCAGAATCTCGCCTGGCTTTAGCTATGGAATTAGTCGCAGCTGCCGATGAACATGGTTTGCCGATGGAAGACTTATATATTGATCCGTTAATTTTACCTGTCAATGTAGGACAGGACCATGCCCTACAAGTCTTGTTAACTTTACGGCAAATCAAGATGCTGGCTAATCCGGCGCCCAAAACCGTACTGGGGCTTTCTAACATATCCCAGGGATGTTTTAACCGTTCCCTTATAAACCGGGCTTATTTAGCGATGGGAATGGCCAATGGATTAGATGCTGTCATTGCCGATGCCAATGACGAGGCCTTGGTTGAAATTGCAGCTGCTGGAGAAGTATTGTTGAATCAAACCATTTATTGTGATTCCTATGTTAAAATGTATAAAACAAGATAA
- a CDS encoding CoB--CoM heterodisulfide reductase iron-sulfur subunit B family protein, protein MKYAYYPGCSLESMAQGYNLSTMAVFRILGIELADIDDWSCCGATSAHSTNDFLAEALPLRNLILAEKQGHDIIAPCAACYNLLKSVDHLIKSDESNGQHLNSKMQEIMGQVYHGTIRVRHVLEVLYASEAMKLIKGKIKNPLTGLKPALYYGCLLTRPPKVVSFEENPEQPVIMDRLMSVLGAEPVSWSHKTDCCGASLSISRTELVVKLCGEIANSARRAGANSLVVACPLCFTNLDMRQEAGGLPVFFITELVGLAMGLPDSRQWLNKHIVDPLPLVKALNLLSGS, encoded by the coding sequence ATGAAATATGCTTATTATCCCGGTTGCTCGCTGGAATCAATGGCACAGGGGTATAACTTGTCTACCATGGCCGTTTTCCGAATACTTGGAATTGAGTTAGCCGATATTGACGATTGGAGCTGCTGTGGCGCTACCTCAGCCCATTCGACAAATGATTTCCTGGCGGAGGCTCTGCCTCTCCGGAATCTTATTTTGGCCGAAAAGCAAGGCCACGACATTATTGCTCCTTGTGCTGCTTGTTATAATTTGCTAAAAAGTGTGGATCATTTGATCAAGTCAGATGAATCTAACGGTCAGCATCTTAATTCTAAAATGCAAGAAATCATGGGGCAAGTTTACCACGGAACGATCAGGGTGCGTCATGTCTTGGAAGTCCTATATGCTTCTGAAGCTATGAAACTTATTAAGGGGAAAATTAAGAACCCGTTAACAGGACTGAAACCTGCTCTATATTATGGCTGCTTGCTCACCAGACCGCCAAAAGTTGTTTCTTTTGAAGAAAATCCTGAACAACCAGTAATTATGGATCGCCTGATGTCTGTATTAGGCGCTGAGCCGGTATCCTGGTCTCATAAAACAGATTGTTGTGGAGCAAGCCTATCCATTTCCCGGACAGAATTAGTAGTCAAGCTTTGTGGAGAAATAGCAAATTCGGCTCGCCGGGCTGGTGCTAATTCATTAGTTGTCGCTTGTCCCCTTTGCTTCACCAATCTTGATATGCGACAGGAAGCTGGTGGCTTGCCCGTGTTTTTCATTACTGAATTGGTTGGTCTGGCAATGGGATTACCAGATAGCCGACAGTGGCTTAATAAGCATATTGTTGATCCTTTGCCACTTGTTAAGGCCCTTAATCTCTTGAGTGGATCGTAA
- a CDS encoding DUF4445 domain-containing protein — MNKYFVAFYPDDVAVLVEPGTTILQAAALAGIELKSTCGAIGTCGRCAVKLKQGKIDYRNESRISLKLREQGYVIACQARVAGNLVIEVPKDSRLVEHQVLLGKSPVLLAEKKYDLTKGFAFKPLCTKLFLELKPPTREENTSDWVRVKNEIKKYRVEKDITISLAGMRMLTETLRQGDWRITVTLVSLNGSTSEIVRIEPGHSETPAYGLAIDIGTTTVVLWLVDMVTGQVVDQTGTYNKQALYGDDVISRMIFATSETNGLQKLHQAVINTINNLLEKIFSRNNACKKDLYVAVVAGNTTMEHFFLGLSPKYIRLDPYVPVITDYLPVTAAEIGLDLNENARVFCMPSVASYVGGDIVSGVLATEMAKREETVLFIDIGTNGEIVLGNKDWLMCCACSAGPAFEGGGITFGMRAMKGAIERVLIDRNTLEVFIKTIGDRQPMGICGSGLIDSIAKLRQAGLIDRTGKFNSDAKTSRLRKNSEGMEFVLVWAQETECGKDIVLTEGDIKNVIRSKGAIFAGIQSLLKAVQMDLSQVDKIMIAGGFGNYLNIEDAIEIGLLPDISHDKYEFVGNTSVKGAQLSLLSREAFQETERIGKMMTYIELSSDNNFMEEFVAAMFLPHTDLNLFPSVKVINTN, encoded by the coding sequence TTGAACAAGTATTTTGTTGCGTTTTATCCCGATGATGTTGCGGTATTGGTAGAGCCTGGCACCACAATACTTCAAGCTGCTGCGCTAGCAGGGATTGAGCTTAAGAGCACTTGCGGTGCTATCGGTACTTGTGGCCGTTGTGCAGTAAAACTGAAACAAGGAAAAATCGACTACCGGAATGAGAGCAGAATATCATTAAAACTGAGAGAGCAAGGCTATGTGATAGCATGCCAGGCCAGGGTTGCAGGTAATTTAGTTATTGAAGTCCCGAAAGATTCCCGCCTGGTTGAACATCAAGTGTTATTGGGGAAAAGCCCTGTACTCTTAGCAGAAAAAAAATATGACTTGACAAAAGGCTTTGCCTTTAAACCATTATGCACAAAACTTTTTTTAGAGCTGAAGCCCCCGACAAGAGAAGAAAATACCAGTGACTGGGTTCGCGTGAAAAACGAAATCAAAAAATACAGAGTGGAAAAAGATATCACGATCAGTTTAGCCGGCATGAGGATGTTAACCGAGACGTTACGGCAAGGAGACTGGAGAATCACAGTCACCCTGGTTTCTCTAAATGGCTCCACATCCGAAATAGTCCGCATCGAACCTGGGCACTCTGAAACTCCAGCCTACGGCTTAGCTATAGATATTGGCACTACTACAGTAGTTTTATGGCTGGTCGATATGGTTACCGGCCAGGTTGTTGACCAAACGGGAACCTATAATAAGCAGGCTCTATACGGAGATGACGTTATATCCCGGATGATTTTTGCCACCTCCGAAACTAATGGGTTGCAAAAGCTGCATCAGGCAGTGATCAACACTATTAATAATTTGCTGGAAAAAATTTTTAGCCGTAACAACGCATGCAAGAAGGATCTCTATGTAGCAGTAGTGGCTGGGAATACCACCATGGAACATTTTTTCTTAGGCCTCTCGCCAAAATATATTCGCCTGGATCCTTATGTTCCTGTAATTACTGATTATTTGCCGGTAACTGCTGCTGAAATTGGCCTGGATCTTAATGAGAATGCCCGGGTCTTTTGTATGCCCTCCGTTGCAAGCTATGTTGGCGGTGATATTGTCTCAGGCGTATTGGCGACTGAAATGGCTAAGAGGGAAGAAACAGTTTTGTTCATTGACATCGGTACAAACGGGGAAATTGTGTTAGGCAACAAGGATTGGCTGATGTGTTGTGCATGTTCCGCAGGACCTGCTTTTGAAGGGGGCGGCATAACCTTTGGCATGAGGGCAATGAAGGGGGCCATTGAAAGAGTTCTGATTGATCGGAATACTTTGGAAGTATTTATCAAGACTATTGGCGACCGACAACCCATGGGTATTTGTGGCTCTGGTTTGATCGATAGCATTGCCAAACTGCGACAGGCCGGTTTAATCGACCGGACTGGAAAGTTTAACAGTGATGCAAAGACTTCAAGATTAAGAAAAAACAGTGAAGGTATGGAATTTGTTCTGGTATGGGCACAAGAAACTGAGTGCGGCAAAGACATTGTCTTAACCGAGGGTGATATCAAAAATGTAATCAGGTCAAAAGGAGCTATTTTTGCAGGCATCCAGAGTCTCCTCAAAGCTGTACAGATGGATCTCTCACAGGTTGACAAAATTATGATTGCCGGAGGTTTTGGCAATTATCTCAACATTGAAGATGCAATAGAAATCGGTTTGTTGCCTGATATCAGTCACGATAAATATGAATTTGTTGGGAATACCTCAGTAAAAGGGGCCCAACTATCTCTGTTATCAAGAGAGGCTTTTCAAGAGACAGAGAGAATTGGCAAAATGATGACCTATATCGAACTATCTTCAGACAACAATTTTATGGAGGAGTTTGTAGCAGCCATGTTCCTGCCCCATACAGACTTGAATCTTTTTCCATCGGTTAAAGTTATAAACACAAATTAG
- the cdhC gene encoding CO dehydrogenase/CO-methylating acetyl-CoA synthase complex subunit beta yields MPTTAFEEIYSDALSTLGKSPHKLFGRALNGAIIATGYAEILLSQAIRCYGQNEPVSFPDTAYFLPVITCLSGEKVTRLGELPPILNRMRSQLKEELNLSNALLCGEATAYAAEIVEALRYLRGAKPHVSPWTGFLGDPFLRKFGIQLVDWTIPGQAIIIGKARTSEAAAKIIQELQSKGMMIFLVNEVIEQLLEQNMKLGVDYIAFPLGNFTQVIHAVNYALRAGMAFGGIAPGLREEHRSYQHRRVNAFVLHLGGIDDVQVAAHFAAIFLGFPVICDTKLEEEIPGWYVSHPDYENIVSYCLELRGIKLKIVEIPIPVNYGPSFEGETIRKDEMFVEFGGGRTPAFELVQMVQEGEITDGRVTLLGPDLDELPEGGKLPLGIIVKIFGRKMQEDFESVLERRIHYFVNYGEGLWHVAQRDLCWLRISKEARTKGFNLRHLGEILVAKFKNDFPAIVDRVEVILLTDREKVEQMLTVARDRYKARDARLKGLTDEVVDVLYSCTLCQSFAPNHVCIVSPERVGLCGAVSWLDARASYEIDPNGPNRPVRKNKPIDLERGMWQEVNDYVAETSNRNVEEVNLYTLMDKPMTSCGCFEAILAIVPEANGLMITTRDYAGNTPSGMTFSTLAGLVGGGVQTPGFMGIGRSYLLSRKFLKADGGLGRIVWMPKSLKEFLHEDFIRRSIEEGLGEEFIDKIADETIGVTVEEILPFLEEKGHPAFNMDPLI; encoded by the coding sequence ATGCCAACGACTGCCTTTGAGGAAATTTACAGTGACGCACTCTCTACCTTGGGAAAATCTCCCCACAAACTGTTTGGCCGCGCCTTAAACGGGGCAATTATCGCTACCGGTTATGCGGAGATTTTGCTAAGCCAAGCCATTCGCTGCTATGGGCAAAACGAGCCGGTGTCTTTTCCGGATACGGCGTATTTTTTGCCGGTAATCACATGTCTTTCGGGTGAGAAAGTCACCCGTCTAGGCGAGTTGCCGCCAATTTTAAACAGGATGCGCTCCCAACTGAAAGAGGAACTGAATTTATCTAACGCTCTTTTATGTGGTGAGGCGACAGCCTATGCCGCCGAGATTGTCGAGGCCTTGCGTTATCTTCGTGGTGCCAAGCCTCACGTGTCACCCTGGACTGGATTTTTGGGTGACCCTTTCTTGCGTAAATTCGGCATTCAACTAGTAGATTGGACCATTCCAGGGCAGGCTATTATCATCGGGAAAGCCCGCACCAGCGAAGCTGCCGCTAAGATTATTCAGGAACTGCAGTCAAAAGGAATGATGATTTTCCTCGTTAATGAGGTAATCGAACAGCTGCTGGAGCAGAACATGAAGCTGGGTGTGGACTATATAGCTTTTCCTCTGGGCAATTTTACCCAGGTTATTCATGCTGTAAACTATGCGCTGCGGGCCGGCATGGCTTTTGGCGGCATTGCTCCCGGTCTGCGTGAAGAACATCGAAGCTACCAGCATCGGCGGGTAAATGCTTTCGTTTTACACCTTGGGGGAATCGATGATGTTCAGGTTGCTGCCCATTTTGCGGCCATTTTCCTCGGATTTCCTGTCATCTGTGATACAAAACTGGAAGAAGAAATTCCTGGTTGGTATGTGTCTCATCCCGATTACGAGAATATCGTAAGTTATTGTCTGGAACTGCGGGGCATCAAGCTTAAAATTGTAGAAATACCCATCCCGGTAAACTATGGCCCATCCTTCGAAGGTGAAACCATCCGTAAGGATGAAATGTTCGTGGAATTTGGCGGGGGACGCACGCCGGCCTTTGAGTTGGTGCAAATGGTACAGGAGGGGGAGATTACAGACGGCAGGGTTACCTTGCTTGGACCAGACCTTGATGAACTACCTGAAGGCGGGAAATTGCCCTTAGGCATTATTGTTAAAATCTTTGGCCGCAAAATGCAGGAAGATTTTGAGAGCGTGCTGGAAAGACGCATTCACTATTTTGTCAACTACGGCGAGGGACTCTGGCACGTAGCGCAGCGGGATCTGTGCTGGCTCCGTATTTCCAAGGAAGCCAGAACCAAAGGATTTAACCTCCGCCATCTAGGTGAAATACTGGTAGCCAAGTTCAAAAACGACTTCCCGGCTATTGTGGACCGGGTAGAGGTGATCCTGTTAACAGACAGGGAAAAAGTGGAACAGATGCTCACTGTGGCCAGGGATCGTTATAAAGCCAGAGATGCTCGCCTTAAGGGCTTAACCGATGAAGTGGTAGATGTCCTGTATTCCTGTACTCTGTGCCAGTCGTTCGCGCCAAACCATGTCTGTATTGTTTCCCCTGAGCGGGTGGGCCTTTGTGGTGCGGTCAGCTGGCTCGATGCCAGGGCTTCTTATGAAATCGACCCGAACGGCCCAAACAGACCGGTTAGAAAAAATAAGCCAATTGACCTTGAGCGCGGGATGTGGCAGGAGGTTAACGATTATGTTGCCGAGACTTCCAACCGCAACGTAGAAGAGGTTAACCTGTATACATTGATGGACAAGCCAATGACTTCTTGCGGCTGTTTTGAAGCAATTCTGGCTATTGTACCGGAGGCGAATGGGCTCATGATTACAACCCGTGATTATGCCGGCAATACGCCGTCCGGAATGACCTTCTCTACCCTGGCCGGATTGGTCGGTGGCGGTGTGCAGACACCTGGTTTCATGGGAATTGGTCGCTCCTACCTCCTATCCCGCAAGTTTCTTAAGGCTGACGGTGGTCTGGGGCGAATTGTCTGGATGCCCAAGTCATTAAAAGAGTTTTTGCATGAGGATTTTATCCGTCGCAGTATTGAAGAAGGTTTAGGGGAAGAATTTATTGATAAAATTGCGGATGAAACCATCGGTGTAACAGTCGAAGAAATTCTTCCGTTTTTAGAGGAGAAAGGACACCCAGCTTTCAATATGGATCCCTTAATCTAA
- a CDS encoding AAA family ATPase produces the protein MPVTIAVAGKGGTGKTTFAALVIRYLVNSQKGSVLAVDADPNSNLNEALGVKVTASIADILDDVKNPKAVPAGMTKDKFIEYKLFQALVEAEHFDLLVMGGPQGPGCYCYPNDLLRKQVEVLGNNYDFLIADNEAGLEHISRRTIPAVNHLFIISDSSVRGVRSAGRVYQLVLNMEIKVEKIYLVITKTVADSIEKLADEIKATGIELIGAVPLDPLVVEYDVSNKALFYLPAESSAVGAIEEILKKCGL, from the coding sequence TTGCCAGTCACCATTGCAGTAGCAGGAAAAGGCGGAACAGGCAAGACCACATTTGCCGCTCTTGTTATCCGTTATTTGGTTAATTCGCAAAAAGGCAGCGTATTGGCTGTAGATGCTGATCCTAACTCAAATCTTAATGAAGCTCTTGGGGTAAAAGTGACTGCATCCATTGCCGATATTTTGGATGATGTCAAGAATCCAAAAGCAGTACCTGCAGGGATGACAAAAGATAAATTTATTGAGTATAAACTTTTTCAAGCTTTAGTAGAAGCAGAGCATTTTGACTTGCTTGTTATGGGAGGGCCCCAAGGCCCAGGGTGTTATTGTTACCCTAATGATTTGCTGCGCAAGCAGGTAGAGGTGTTAGGCAACAATTATGATTTTTTAATTGCGGATAACGAAGCTGGTTTAGAGCACATCAGCCGACGCACTATCCCTGCAGTTAATCACCTGTTCATTATCAGCGATTCTTCGGTCCGAGGTGTACGCTCGGCCGGGCGGGTTTATCAGCTGGTTTTGAACATGGAAATAAAGGTGGAAAAAATTTATTTGGTAATTACCAAGACTGTTGCTGATAGCATCGAAAAATTGGCGGACGAAATCAAAGCAACAGGTATTGAATTAATCGGCGCTGTGCCATTGGATCCCCTTGTTGTTGAATACGATGTTTCTAATAAAGCCTTGTTTTATTTGCCTGCGGAATCTTCCGCAGTTGGTGCAATAGAAGAAATCTTAAAAAAATGCGGTTTATAA
- a CDS encoding acetyl-CoA decarbonylase/synthase complex subunit gamma — protein sequence MGLTGLEIYKQLPKKNCGECGPPTCLAFAMNLASGKASLDSCPYVTDEARAVLASASAPPIAKITIGNGAAAYELGGETELFRHDKKFYQETAIAIQLDDNDHALEERISAIANQSWQRVGLEYKTQFIAIKNTSGDQGSFVKAVKVASLSGKPLVLISDDVENMAAALEVAGLQKPLLYAANNLNYEKMTGLAKTNNCPLAVVANGLDALSELVEKIVALGHKQLVIDPGVRETSKAIAHFTQIRRLAITKRFRNFGYPLIAFTTESDPLAEAVQAANFIAKYASLVFIKTFASEQLLPLLTWRQNLYTDPQVPIKVEQKLHAIGAVNAESPVYVTTNFSLTYFLVEGEVETSRIPSYIISVDTDGLSVLTAYADGKFDADKIASVMKKLEVEGKVSHRKLIIPGSVAVLKGKLEEVTGWNVIVGPREASGIVPFAKNQFAS from the coding sequence ATGGGTTTAACTGGGTTGGAAATCTATAAACAGCTTCCTAAAAAAAATTGTGGCGAATGTGGTCCACCTACCTGCCTAGCCTTTGCCATGAATCTGGCCAGTGGAAAGGCCTCCTTGGATTCCTGCCCTTACGTTACAGATGAAGCAAGAGCAGTTTTGGCATCGGCTTCCGCCCCTCCGATTGCTAAAATTACAATTGGTAATGGTGCTGCAGCTTATGAACTAGGTGGCGAAACCGAGCTTTTCCGTCATGACAAGAAATTTTATCAGGAAACAGCTATCGCTATCCAGCTGGACGATAACGATCATGCCCTGGAAGAAAGAATCTCCGCTATCGCAAATCAATCATGGCAAAGAGTCGGATTGGAGTATAAAACACAGTTTATTGCAATTAAAAACACCTCCGGTGATCAGGGATCTTTTGTCAAAGCTGTTAAAGTTGCATCTCTCTCTGGCAAGCCTTTAGTCTTAATCTCGGACGACGTTGAAAATATGGCCGCAGCTTTAGAAGTAGCTGGGCTGCAAAAACCTTTATTATATGCTGCCAACAATTTAAACTACGAAAAAATGACAGGCCTTGCTAAAACCAACAACTGCCCGCTGGCTGTAGTTGCCAATGGCCTGGATGCGCTATCGGAACTGGTTGAAAAGATAGTTGCCCTGGGCCATAAACAATTAGTAATAGATCCTGGTGTCCGCGAGACTTCAAAGGCAATTGCCCATTTTACCCAAATCAGGCGTTTAGCGATCACTAAGCGATTTCGCAACTTTGGTTATCCGCTCATCGCCTTTACCACAGAAAGCGATCCCTTGGCAGAAGCTGTGCAAGCAGCAAATTTTATTGCCAAATATGCCAGTCTGGTATTTATAAAAACATTTGCCAGTGAACAACTTTTACCCTTGCTGACCTGGAGACAAAACCTTTATACTGATCCGCAAGTACCGATCAAGGTAGAACAAAAACTTCATGCAATTGGTGCGGTTAATGCAGAGTCTCCTGTTTATGTTACCACAAATTTTTCTTTGACGTATTTTTTAGTTGAGGGAGAAGTCGAGACAAGCAGGATTCCGAGTTATATCATATCCGTAGATACCGATGGACTTTCAGTGTTAACTGCTTATGCTGATGGAAAGTTTGATGCAGATAAAATAGCTAGCGTGATGAAAAAACTTGAGGTTGAAGGCAAGGTATCGCATAGGAAGCTTATTATTCCTGGTTCCGTAGCTGTTTTAAAGGGTAAACTGGAGGAGGTTACCGGCTGGAATGTTATAGTAGGGCCAAGAGAAGCTTCCGGCATAGTACCCTTTGCAAAAAACCAGTTTGCATCCTGA
- a CDS encoding acetyl-CoA decarbonylase/synthase complex subunit delta, translating into MPVGILKEKSRAKVQELILGATAADGGTRSHFLKVGGDAALPFHHFEGEVPNRPLVAMEVVDIFPQWSPVLMQYFDDVAKHPGAWAKKCVESFGADLIYLKLDGLDPDGANHSVEECVATVREVLLAVGVPLIVVGCDHAEKDKMALTAIAEAFTGEKLLLGNAELDNYKSLAAACMVYKHSIIARSPLDINICKQLNILINEMNLPLDRIAIDPSIGCLGYGIEYAYSIMERARLGALQGDKMLSMPIICTVGSEVWKTKEVNVTIEEMPDWGDQEVRGILWEATTAAAMLSAGGQIMLMRHPKSVELTKKNIDQLMVSNRFELT; encoded by the coding sequence ATGCCTGTAGGCATCCTGAAGGAAAAATCCAGGGCCAAAGTCCAGGAGCTAATCCTTGGAGCAACAGCTGCGGATGGTGGTACTCGAAGTCATTTTCTTAAAGTTGGCGGAGACGCTGCTTTGCCTTTTCATCATTTTGAGGGAGAAGTGCCTAATCGACCCCTGGTTGCCATGGAGGTCGTGGATATATTCCCGCAGTGGAGTCCGGTATTGATGCAATATTTTGACGACGTTGCCAAACATCCTGGTGCATGGGCTAAAAAATGCGTTGAATCTTTTGGCGCCGATCTGATATATCTTAAACTTGATGGGTTGGACCCGGATGGGGCTAATCATTCGGTGGAAGAGTGTGTCGCAACTGTCAGAGAAGTTTTGCTTGCGGTAGGAGTCCCTTTGATTGTGGTTGGTTGTGATCACGCGGAAAAAGATAAAATGGCATTGACTGCAATAGCCGAAGCTTTTACGGGTGAAAAACTTTTATTGGGAAACGCGGAATTGGACAATTATAAATCCCTTGCCGCCGCCTGCATGGTTTATAAACATTCCATTATTGCCAGGTCTCCCTTAGATATCAATATCTGCAAACAATTAAATATTTTAATTAATGAAATGAACCTGCCGTTAGACCGGATTGCCATTGACCCTTCTATTGGCTGTTTGGGATATGGAATTGAATACGCCTATTCTATTATGGAGAGAGCCCGATTGGGAGCCCTGCAAGGAGATAAAATGCTCTCGATGCCAATAATCTGTACGGTTGGATCTGAAGTGTGGAAGACCAAAGAAGTAAATGTAACTATAGAAGAAATGCCAGACTGGGGTGATCAGGAAGTTCGCGGCATCCTTTGGGAGGCGACTACTGCTGCTGCCATGCTTAGCGCAGGTGGTCAGATCATGCTGATGCGTCACCCCAAAAGCGTTGAATTGACAAAAAAGAATATTGATCAGCTGATGGTATCCAACAGGTTTGAATTGACTTAG